A region of Photobacterium sanguinicancri DNA encodes the following proteins:
- the trpS gene encoding tryptophan--tRNA ligase: MSKPIVLSGVQPSGELSIGNYLGALRQWEQMQDDYDCQYCVVDLHAITVRQDPKALHEATLDALAICLAVGVDPKKSTLFVQSHVPEHAQLGWLLNCYTQMGELSRMTQFKDKSARYANDVNAGLFGYPVLMAADILLYGAHQVPVGNDQKQHLELARDIATRFNNIYTPEAPLFQVPEPYIPTVNARVMSLQDATKKMSKSDDNRKNVITLLEEPKSILKKIKKAQTDAEMPPRIAHDVENKAGIANLMGLYSAATGMSYAEIEAKYQGVEMYGPFKNDVGEALVAMLEPIQAEYKRIRADRAYMDEVMKAGATKASERAAVTLKKAYEAVGFVTRPY; the protein is encoded by the coding sequence TAAGTATTGGTAACTACCTGGGTGCGCTGCGTCAGTGGGAACAGATGCAAGATGATTACGATTGTCAGTACTGTGTTGTCGATCTGCATGCAATCACTGTGCGTCAAGACCCCAAAGCCCTTCATGAAGCAACATTAGATGCGCTGGCTATTTGTTTAGCGGTTGGCGTTGATCCGAAGAAGAGCACCTTATTTGTTCAATCGCATGTACCAGAGCATGCCCAACTAGGCTGGCTACTTAATTGTTACACCCAAATGGGTGAGTTAAGCCGCATGACCCAATTTAAGGATAAATCAGCGCGTTACGCGAATGATGTAAACGCGGGTTTATTTGGTTACCCAGTACTGATGGCTGCTGATATTTTGCTATACGGCGCTCATCAAGTGCCTGTCGGTAACGATCAGAAACAACACTTAGAGCTAGCGCGTGATATCGCGACTCGCTTTAATAATATCTACACGCCGGAAGCGCCATTGTTCCAAGTGCCAGAACCTTACATTCCAACCGTGAATGCACGTGTAATGAGCCTGCAGGACGCGACTAAAAAAATGTCGAAGTCGGATGATAACCGTAAAAATGTTATTACCCTGCTAGAAGAACCGAAGTCGATTTTGAAGAAAATCAAAAAAGCGCAGACAGATGCTGAGATGCCACCGCGTATCGCTCATGATGTCGAGAACAAAGCCGGTATTGCTAACTTGATGGGTTTATATTCAGCAGCAACAGGTATGAGCTACGCAGAAATTGAAGCGAAATACCAAGGCGTTGAAATGTATGGTCCATTCAAAAATGACGTTGGTGAAGCTTTGGTTGCTATGCTAGAGCCGATTCAAGCGGAATATAAGCGTATTCGCGCTGATCGTGCTTACATGGACGAAGTGATGAAAGCGGGTGCCACGAAAGCCTCTGAGCGCGCAGCTGTTACATTGAAAAAAGCCTACGAAGCGGTGGGTTTTGTTACGCGTCCATATTAA
- a CDS encoding RidA family protein produces the protein MTTTIASDQAPAAIGPYVQAKKFGNMLITSGQLPINHETKAMPEDVAEQALQSLMNVKAIVEEAGLTVGNIVKTTVFVKDLNDFAKVNEVYGAFFDKECGAYPARSCVEVARLPMDAKVEIEAIAVAE, from the coding sequence ATGACAACAACTATCGCCAGCGACCAAGCACCAGCAGCAATCGGTCCCTACGTACAAGCGAAAAAGTTTGGCAACATGCTAATCACCTCTGGTCAGCTTCCAATTAACCACGAAACAAAAGCCATGCCTGAAGACGTTGCTGAGCAAGCACTTCAATCATTAATGAACGTGAAAGCGATCGTTGAAGAAGCTGGTCTAACCGTGGGCAACATTGTGAAAACGACAGTCTTTGTTAAAGACCTCAATGACTTCGCTAAAGTAAATGAAGTTTACGGTGCATTCTTTGATAAAGAGTGCGGCGCATATCCTGCGCGTAGCTGTGTCGAAGTGGCACGCCTACCTATGGATGCAAAGGTAGAAATTGAAGCAATTGCAGTAGCAGAGTAA
- a CDS encoding aminodeoxychorismate/anthranilate synthase component II, producing MLLMIDNYDSFTYNLYQYFSELGAEVKVVRNDDIDIAGIAALAPSHLVISPGPCTPDDAGVSLDAIRHFAGKLPILGVCLGHQSIAQVFGGDVIRARQVMHGKTSPVIHTNRSVFEGLNNPLTVTRYHSLVVKADTLPACFEVTAWTERDGEFDEIMGIAHKTLPIEGVQFHPESILTEQGHQLLANFLRRT from the coding sequence ATGCTGTTGATGATCGATAATTATGATTCGTTTACCTATAACCTGTACCAGTACTTTTCAGAGCTGGGCGCCGAGGTCAAAGTAGTACGTAATGATGATATTGATATTGCGGGTATTGCAGCGTTAGCACCAAGCCATTTGGTTATTTCCCCTGGGCCTTGTACACCAGATGACGCCGGGGTATCTCTGGATGCTATTCGTCATTTTGCCGGTAAACTGCCCATTCTTGGGGTATGTTTGGGCCATCAGTCTATTGCGCAAGTGTTTGGCGGCGATGTGATTCGAGCGCGACAAGTTATGCATGGTAAAACCTCCCCCGTTATTCATACTAATCGTAGTGTCTTTGAAGGCCTTAATAACCCGCTAACCGTCACCCGCTACCATTCACTGGTAGTAAAAGCAGATACTTTACCAGCGTGTTTTGAAGTAACAGCTTGGACTGAGCGTGATGGTGAGTTTGATGAAATCATGGGGATTGCCCATAAAACATTGCCGATTGAAGGGGTGCAGTTTCACCCAGAGAGTATTTTGACCGAGCAAGGTCATCAGCTATTAGCCAATTTCTTACGCCGAACCTGA
- a CDS encoding aspartate aminotransferase family protein, translated as MAMEQKVERHLFDEVMVPCYSPMQIIPVKGQGARIWDQNDREYIDFAGGIAVSCLGHCHPVMVNALKAQADKLWHLSNVMTNEPALRLAKKLTEHSFAERVFFANSGAEANEAALKLARRYAADKFSAEKSEIIAFKQGFHGRTFFTVTVGGQAAYSDGFGPKPGDVTHLPYNDLAALADHISDRTCAIMMEPLQGEGGIISPTPEFIQGVRELCDKHNALLIFDEVQTGNGRTGEFYAYQGLGITPDILSTAKSLGGGFPIGAMLTTAELAKHLKIGTHGSTYGGNPLACAVAEAVVDEVSKPEVLAGVKEREQWFRDGIAVINAKYPIFAEVRGKGLLLGAALNDEWQGRARDVLLAAIDEGLMVLVAGTNVVRFTPSLVISKEDVDLGLARLEAAIAKLYNA; from the coding sequence ATGGCAATGGAACAAAAAGTAGAACGTCATTTATTTGATGAGGTGATGGTGCCTTGTTACTCCCCAATGCAGATTATCCCTGTTAAGGGGCAAGGTGCTCGCATATGGGATCAGAATGATCGCGAATATATCGACTTTGCCGGTGGTATCGCGGTGAGTTGTTTAGGGCATTGTCATCCTGTGATGGTGAACGCACTGAAAGCGCAGGCAGATAAACTTTGGCATTTGAGCAATGTGATGACCAATGAGCCCGCATTACGCCTAGCCAAAAAGCTGACTGAGCACAGTTTTGCTGAACGAGTATTTTTTGCCAATTCTGGGGCAGAAGCAAATGAAGCGGCGTTAAAATTAGCGCGTCGTTACGCGGCTGATAAATTCAGTGCTGAAAAATCAGAGATTATTGCGTTTAAACAAGGGTTCCACGGTCGTACTTTCTTTACGGTGACGGTTGGCGGGCAAGCGGCTTACTCGGATGGTTTTGGTCCTAAGCCGGGGGATGTTACGCACCTTCCTTACAATGATTTAGCGGCACTTGCTGATCATATTTCAGACCGTACTTGCGCTATTATGATGGAGCCACTGCAAGGTGAAGGTGGCATTATCTCGCCAACACCTGAATTTATTCAGGGTGTACGTGAGCTTTGTGATAAACACAATGCACTGCTGATTTTTGACGAGGTGCAAACAGGTAATGGCCGTACGGGTGAGTTTTATGCTTACCAAGGTTTAGGGATAACCCCTGATATTCTCAGTACCGCGAAATCACTGGGTGGTGGCTTCCCGATTGGTGCCATGCTCACAACTGCGGAATTAGCCAAGCATTTAAAAATTGGTACGCACGGTTCAACTTACGGTGGTAACCCGCTGGCGTGTGCGGTGGCTGAAGCTGTGGTGGACGAAGTCTCTAAGCCTGAAGTATTGGCGGGCGTGAAAGAACGTGAGCAATGGTTCCGTGATGGTATTGCTGTCATTAATGCTAAATACCCAATTTTTGCTGAAGTGCGTGGCAAGGGACTATTACTGGGCGCTGCTTTAAACGATGAATGGCAAGGCCGTGCGCGTGATGTTCTGTTAGCGGCTATTGATGAAGGTTTGATGGTGCTTGTCGCGGGTACTAATGTGGTGCGCTTTACGCCGTCGTTAGTGATAAGCAAAGAAGATGTTGATCTAGGCTTAGCGCGTTTAGAAGCGGCAATCGCCAAACTCTATAACGCGTAA
- the astA gene encoding arginine N-succinyltransferase, which produces MLVIRPITATDYPALMRCAEESGHGFTSLPVNEGMLRNRIAHSEESFAKEVTEIGTEGYLMVAEDTDTGEVAGTTGIEAAIGLDTPFYTYHLSTVVHASRRLDVHNVVKLLTFGNNYTGNSELCTLFLRPEWRKGLNGRLLSKARFLMMAEHSHRFSPTVIAEMRGVSDEDGHSPFWEWLKEHFFSIDFTHADYLTGIGAKGFIADLMPKLPIYVNLLSEEAQAVIGQVHDNTAPALRLLEQEGFTCRGYVNIFDAGPMVECEVRNIESVRHSLRCRVEIGEHSSSHDYLISNTSFENFRATVGKVAVDGERNIAIISPAMATALQLQQGDMVRLMGQ; this is translated from the coding sequence ATGCTGGTTATTCGTCCTATTACTGCAACAGATTACCCGGCGCTTATGCGCTGCGCGGAAGAATCTGGTCATGGTTTTACTTCACTGCCTGTCAACGAAGGCATGCTTCGTAATCGTATTGCCCACTCAGAAGAGAGTTTTGCGAAAGAAGTAACGGAAATTGGTACCGAAGGCTACTTGATGGTGGCTGAAGATACTGACACGGGTGAAGTGGCAGGTACTACTGGGATAGAAGCTGCCATTGGTTTAGATACCCCTTTTTATACGTATCACTTGAGTACTGTGGTGCATGCGTCACGTCGCCTTGATGTTCACAATGTGGTGAAGTTACTGACTTTTGGTAATAACTACACCGGCAATAGTGAGCTGTGTACGTTATTTTTGCGTCCTGAGTGGCGTAAAGGCCTGAATGGTCGTTTGCTGTCTAAAGCGCGTTTTTTGATGATGGCTGAACATAGCCATCGATTTTCACCGACAGTGATTGCCGAAATGCGTGGCGTGTCAGATGAAGACGGTCACTCACCATTTTGGGAGTGGCTGAAAGAGCATTTCTTCTCGATTGATTTTACCCATGCCGATTACCTAACGGGGATTGGCGCCAAAGGCTTTATTGCCGACTTAATGCCGAAGCTGCCGATTTACGTCAATTTGCTCAGTGAAGAAGCGCAGGCGGTGATTGGTCAGGTACATGACAATACCGCCCCCGCATTGCGTTTATTGGAGCAAGAGGGCTTTACCTGCCGTGGTTACGTCAACATCTTTGATGCTGGCCCTATGGTGGAGTGTGAGGTCCGTAATATTGAGTCGGTGCGTCACTCTTTGCGTTGCCGTGTCGAAATTGGCGAACACAGTAGTTCGCACGATTATTTGATCAGTAATACCTCGTTTGAAAACTTTCGCGCCACGGTAGGAAAAGTAGCGGTAGATGGTGAGCGTAATATCGCGATTATTTCACCTGCGATGGCAACAGCATTACAGCTACAGCAAGGCGATATGGTTCGCTTGATGGGACAATAG
- the astD gene encoding succinylglutamate-semialdehyde dehydrogenase: MTQSFAVNWIAGKWVAGLGESFHSLNPFSSEVIWQGQAATADQVEHAVKSAREALLSWRHTSLEERQAIVEKYAELLKEHSEDIATTIAEETGKPLWETRTEAGAMVGKIALSLRAYHERTGHKEKEVAGATTAVLRHRPLGVMAVFGPYNFPGHLPNGHIVPALLAGNTVVFKPSELTPKTAEVAMKLWQQAGLPAGVINLVQGSRPTGEALASSTGIDGLLFTGSANTGHILHRQFAGQPGKMLALEMGGNNPMVISNAHGEVEATVYTIIQSAFISAGQRCTCARRLYLPNGEVGDAIVKRLVEATAQLRIDGPFADPQPFMGPQISKQAADGIIAAQANLISLGGNVLLEAKRGQGAIVSPAIIEVSAIAELPDEEYFGPLLQVVRYDDLAQAVTLANNTRYGLSAGLISTDDAEWQYFIDHIRAGIVNRNRQLTGASGDAPFGGPGASGNLRPSAYYAADYCAYPMASMEGEQAELPTQLSPGITL, from the coding sequence ATGACACAATCATTCGCAGTAAATTGGATTGCAGGAAAGTGGGTCGCAGGTCTTGGTGAGTCTTTTCATTCGTTAAACCCATTTAGTTCTGAGGTGATTTGGCAAGGACAAGCAGCCACTGCAGATCAAGTTGAACATGCGGTGAAAAGTGCTCGTGAAGCCTTATTAAGCTGGCGTCATACCTCGCTTGAGGAGCGTCAGGCGATTGTTGAAAAGTACGCTGAGTTGCTAAAAGAGCACAGCGAAGATATTGCCACCACCATAGCGGAAGAAACGGGTAAACCTTTGTGGGAAACCCGCACCGAGGCGGGGGCTATGGTCGGTAAGATTGCGCTTTCATTGCGTGCTTACCATGAGCGTACTGGTCACAAAGAAAAAGAAGTGGCAGGGGCGACAACGGCTGTGCTGCGCCATCGTCCACTCGGTGTGATGGCGGTCTTTGGTCCGTATAACTTCCCTGGACATTTACCGAATGGCCATATTGTTCCTGCATTATTGGCGGGCAATACCGTGGTATTTAAGCCGTCGGAGCTAACACCCAAAACGGCCGAAGTGGCAATGAAACTCTGGCAACAAGCAGGCTTACCTGCTGGTGTGATTAACTTAGTCCAAGGTTCGCGCCCGACAGGAGAAGCCCTTGCCAGTTCGACGGGTATCGATGGCTTGCTGTTCACGGGCAGTGCCAATACAGGTCATATCCTTCATCGGCAGTTTGCTGGGCAGCCTGGTAAAATGTTGGCACTTGAAATGGGTGGCAATAATCCGATGGTGATCTCGAACGCCCATGGTGAGGTTGAAGCAACCGTATACACCATTATTCAATCGGCGTTCATTAGTGCAGGCCAGCGTTGTACTTGTGCCCGTCGCTTGTATTTACCGAACGGTGAAGTGGGTGATGCCATCGTCAAACGCTTGGTAGAAGCAACAGCACAGTTACGCATTGATGGCCCATTTGCTGATCCTCAGCCATTTATGGGGCCACAAATCTCTAAGCAGGCCGCTGATGGCATTATTGCTGCACAAGCTAACCTTATTAGCCTTGGTGGGAACGTCTTACTAGAAGCCAAACGTGGCCAAGGGGCGATTGTCTCACCAGCAATCATTGAAGTGAGCGCCATTGCTGAGTTACCTGATGAAGAATACTTTGGTCCGCTGCTACAGGTGGTGCGCTACGACGATTTAGCTCAAGCGGTTACTTTGGCTAATAATACCCGCTATGGGTTATCGGCGGGCTTGATCTCAACCGACGATGCGGAATGGCAATATTTTATTGATCATATTCGTGCCGGCATTGTAAACCGTAACCGCCAGTTGACGGGCGCGAGCGGTGATGCGCCATTTGGTGGGCCGGGTGCATCCGGTAACTTACGCCCAAGTGCTTACTATGCCGCTGACTATTGTGCTTACCCTATGGCATCGATGGAAGGTGAACAAGCGGAGCTACCCACTCAGTTATCACCGGGCATTACGCTATAA
- a CDS encoding DUF1338 domain-containing protein, which produces MERVEQLFDNLWQDYIQRLCPSADQVHTLLTEDEPLLNDHIALRTFNLPKVGLDVLAAPFIAIGYQPCGTYHFEGKKLYAEHFEHPNPAAPKVFISELLVGQCSSLLQQAVRDLVKQVPEMAMKDPAFLYGGRLWDIDLATYEMLAAESEYAGWLAAHGFGANHFTVSINQLEQFTEVAEVNHLLEHNGFAINMSGGAVKGSPEEMLEQSSTMADKVPVAFLEGVKQVSGGFYEFAKRYPKSDGELYTGFVAASADKIFESTNSD; this is translated from the coding sequence ATGGAAAGAGTAGAGCAACTTTTTGACAATCTGTGGCAAGACTATATTCAGCGCCTGTGTCCATCAGCCGATCAAGTGCATACTTTGCTAACGGAAGATGAGCCTTTATTGAATGATCATATTGCGTTGCGTACCTTCAATCTGCCTAAGGTAGGATTAGATGTGTTGGCAGCACCATTTATTGCGATTGGCTACCAGCCTTGTGGCACCTACCATTTTGAGGGCAAAAAGCTGTATGCCGAGCACTTTGAGCACCCTAATCCAGCCGCACCAAAAGTGTTCATCAGTGAACTATTAGTCGGGCAGTGTTCATCACTGTTGCAGCAAGCGGTTCGTGACTTAGTGAAACAAGTGCCAGAGATGGCGATGAAAGATCCCGCTTTTTTATACGGCGGCCGTTTGTGGGATATTGATTTGGCAACCTATGAAATGCTTGCCGCGGAAAGCGAATACGCGGGTTGGTTAGCTGCGCATGGGTTTGGTGCTAATCATTTCACGGTCAGTATTAATCAACTTGAGCAATTTACCGAAGTCGCAGAGGTGAATCATCTGCTGGAGCATAATGGCTTTGCTATCAATATGTCAGGGGGGGCGGTCAAGGGGAGTCCCGAAGAGATGCTGGAGCAATCTTCCACTATGGCCGATAAAGTACCAGTGGCATTTTTAGAAGGCGTAAAACAGGTCTCGGGTGGTTTCTATGAATTTGCCAAGCGTTACCCCAAAAGTGATGGAGAGCTGTATACCGGGTTTGTAGCGGCATCTGCAGATAAGATATTTGAAAGTACAAATAGCGATTAA
- the crp gene encoding cAMP-activated global transcriptional regulator CRP, with translation MVPGKPQTDPTLEWFLSHCHIHKYPSKSTLIHAGEKAETLYYIVKGSVAVLIKDEEGKEMILSYLNQGDFIGELGLFEEGQERTAWVRAKTPCEVAEISFKKFRQLIQVNPDILMRLSAQMATRLQVTSQKVGDLAFLDVTGRIAQTLLNLAKQPDAMTHPDGMQIKITRQEIGQIVGCSRETVGRILKMLEEQNLISAHGKTIVVYGTR, from the coding sequence ATGGTTCCAGGTAAACCTCAAACAGATCCAACACTAGAGTGGTTTCTTTCACATTGCCACATTCATAAGTACCCATCAAAAAGCACTTTGATTCATGCTGGTGAGAAAGCGGAAACGCTCTACTATATTGTAAAAGGCTCTGTTGCTGTTCTTATCAAGGATGAAGAAGGCAAAGAGATGATTCTTTCTTACCTAAACCAAGGTGACTTCATCGGCGAACTTGGTCTTTTCGAAGAAGGTCAAGAGCGTACAGCTTGGGTTCGTGCTAAAACACCTTGTGAAGTGGCTGAGATTTCATTTAAGAAATTCCGTCAACTAATCCAAGTAAACCCAGATATTTTGATGCGCCTATCTGCACAGATGGCGACTCGTCTTCAAGTAACAAGCCAAAAAGTGGGCGACCTTGCGTTCTTAGACGTAACAGGCCGTATTGCACAGACGCTACTAAACCTAGCAAAACAACCTGATGCAATGACTCACCCTGACGGCATGCAAATCAAAATTACTCGCCAAGAAATCGGTCAAATCGTGGGTTGTTCACGTGAAACCGTTGGTCGTATCTTGAAAATGCTTGAAGAGCAGAACCTAATTTCTGCACACGGTAAAACTATCGTGGTATACGGTACTCGTTAA
- a CDS encoding OsmC family protein produces the protein MQSRVKWVEGMTFLAQSNSGHSVVMDGNGGEKAPSPMELVLMAAGGCSSVDVVSGLQSANQKITGCEAQISSVRRETAPRIFTTANLHFVVTGHDLDDALVAKMVADSLEKYCSVCLMLGEGVELTHSYEVVVA, from the coding sequence ATGCAATCACGTGTGAAATGGGTTGAAGGAATGACATTTTTAGCCCAGTCAAATTCCGGTCACAGTGTGGTAATGGACGGTAATGGTGGTGAAAAAGCACCCAGTCCAATGGAGCTAGTGTTAATGGCTGCTGGTGGGTGTAGCTCGGTCGATGTGGTGAGTGGTCTCCAATCAGCCAATCAAAAAATCACGGGCTGCGAAGCACAAATTTCCTCTGTTCGTCGCGAAACCGCCCCTCGCATTTTCACAACGGCGAATCTGCACTTCGTGGTAACAGGTCATGATCTTGATGATGCCTTAGTGGCGAAAATGGTTGCTGATTCACTCGAGAAATATTGCTCAGTGTGTTTGATGTTAGGCGAGGGCGTTGAGCTAACGCATTCGTATGAGGTGGTTGTTGCGTAA
- a CDS encoding phosphoribulokinase has protein sequence MSAKHPIIAVTGSSGAGTSTTSEAFRKMFNMMSINAAWLEGDSFHRFTRPEMDVEIRKAKEQGRHISYFGPQANDFPQLEQFFCQYGEDSTGKFRRYLHTFDEAVPYNQMPGSFTPWQELPENTDVLFYEGLHGGVVDGETNVAQHVDLLIGMVPIVNLEWIQKIVRDTRDRGHSREAVMESIVRSMDDYLNYITPQFSRTHINFQRVPTVDTSNPLSAKGIPSLDESFVVIRFRGIKNVDFPYLLSMIQGSFMSRHNTLVVPGGKMSFAMELIMRPLIQQLIDTGKIG, from the coding sequence ATGTCTGCAAAACATCCCATCATTGCAGTAACAGGGTCGTCCGGTGCGGGCACCTCGACCACTTCAGAAGCCTTCCGCAAAATGTTCAATATGATGAGCATCAACGCAGCATGGCTTGAAGGCGATAGTTTCCACCGATTTACCCGTCCTGAAATGGATGTTGAAATTCGTAAAGCCAAAGAACAAGGTCGTCATATCAGTTATTTCGGCCCACAAGCAAATGACTTTCCACAACTAGAGCAGTTCTTCTGCCAATATGGTGAAGACAGCACAGGTAAATTCCGCCGTTATCTCCACACCTTTGACGAAGCCGTCCCCTACAACCAAATGCCAGGTAGCTTCACCCCATGGCAAGAATTACCCGAAAATACCGACGTCTTGTTTTATGAAGGCTTGCACGGTGGGGTTGTCGATGGTGAAACCAATGTTGCACAGCATGTCGACTTACTGATTGGCATGGTGCCTATCGTCAACTTAGAGTGGATCCAAAAAATTGTGCGCGATACCCGCGATCGGGGCCATTCGCGCGAAGCCGTCATGGAATCTATCGTCCGTTCGATGGATGATTATCTTAATTACATCACGCCGCAATTTTCACGCACTCATATTAACTTTCAGCGAGTTCCTACGGTGGATACCTCGAACCCACTCAGCGCCAAAGGGATCCCAAGCTTGGATGAGAGTTTTGTCGTGATCCGCTTTCGTGGTATCAAAAATGTCGATTTCCCGTATTTACTGTCGATGATTCAGGGCTCTTTCATGTCACGCCATAACACCTTGGTTGTTCCCGGGGGAAAAATGAGCTTTGCAATGGAGTTGATTATGCGCCCGTTGATCCAACAACTGATTGATACCGGAAAAATTGGTTAA
- a CDS encoding YheU family protein, translating to MIIPWQDIAPETLDNLIEHFVLREGTDYGEHEKTLEQKVQHVRGQLAKGDAVVMFSELHESVDIKLRRDLNF from the coding sequence ATGATTATTCCTTGGCAAGACATCGCCCCAGAAACACTCGACAACTTGATCGAGCACTTCGTGCTACGAGAAGGCACCGATTATGGTGAACACGAAAAAACGCTAGAACAAAAAGTCCAACATGTTCGCGGCCAATTGGCGAAAGGCGATGCCGTTGTCATGTTCTCAGAGTTGCATGAATCAGTGGACATTAAGCTTCGTCGAGATCTCAATTTCTAA
- a CDS encoding hydrolase translates to MMTAAFTPAVGLGNPHLQTLLPRFIRRKPLFTPHTQRIETPDGDFLDIAWTDVPSNHQRKSETKTKQTPLPIMILFHGLEGSFNSPYANGLLHAAMQQGWLGVMMHFRGCSGEMNRQARSYHSGEISDARFFIQWIRQQFPDSPLFAVGVSLGGNMLVNYLAEHGDDSELCAAQVISPPLNLSACSERIEQGFSKVYKQYLLSSMKKNISKKMALLPDALPLDQTRIEAISTLRQFDDLVTAPLHGYQDANDYYQRCSGLQRLHQVKVPLRVIHAKDDPFMTHDVIPSQPLPDHIDYHLSPNGGHVGFLTGSWRNPTFWLETTVPAWFAPFAGVNKRE, encoded by the coding sequence ATGATGACCGCAGCATTTACACCGGCAGTCGGGTTAGGTAATCCACATTTACAAACCTTATTGCCTCGATTTATTCGTCGCAAGCCGTTGTTTACGCCACATACTCAGAGGATCGAAACACCTGATGGTGACTTTCTCGATATTGCATGGACCGATGTTCCCAGCAATCATCAAAGAAAGAGTGAAACGAAAACCAAGCAGACACCATTGCCGATTATGATCCTGTTTCATGGTTTAGAAGGAAGTTTCAATAGCCCCTATGCCAATGGACTATTACATGCCGCTATGCAGCAAGGCTGGCTTGGAGTAATGATGCATTTCCGTGGCTGTAGCGGCGAGATGAATCGCCAAGCCCGCAGTTATCATTCAGGTGAAATCAGCGATGCGCGTTTTTTCATTCAATGGATCCGCCAGCAGTTTCCTGACTCGCCGTTATTTGCAGTCGGAGTATCGTTAGGGGGCAATATGCTGGTCAATTACCTTGCTGAGCATGGCGATGACAGTGAATTGTGTGCCGCCCAAGTCATTTCTCCCCCGCTAAATTTAAGCGCGTGTTCAGAACGTATCGAGCAGGGATTCTCTAAGGTTTATAAGCAATACTTGCTCAGCTCGATGAAAAAGAACATCAGCAAGAAAATGGCCCTGCTGCCTGACGCCTTACCATTAGATCAAACACGTATCGAAGCCATTAGCACTCTGCGCCAGTTTGATGATCTAGTGACAGCCCCTTTGCACGGCTATCAGGACGCCAATGACTATTATCAGCGCTGTAGCGGCTTACAACGTTTGCATCAGGTCAAAGTACCGCTGCGGGTCATTCATGCGAAGGACGACCCTTTCATGACGCATGATGTGATCCCCTCACAACCATTACCTGACCATATCGATTACCACCTCAGCCCTAACGGGGGGCATGTCGGCTTTTTAACGGGCTCATGGCGTAATCCTACATTTTGGTTAGAAACAACAGTACCCGCTTGGTTTGCACCTTTTGCTGGCGTAAATAAGCGCGAATAG